The Ruania alba genome has a window encoding:
- the aroC gene encoding chorismate synthase, whose amino-acid sequence MLRWLTSGESHGPAVLGILEGVPAGVEITTDDIADALARRRLGYGRGSRMKFEQDAVRLLGGVRHGSTMGGPVAIEIGNTEWPKWEQVMSADPVEASVLDVDAGTGDTREQARNKPLTRPRPGHADLIGMAKYHLDDARPVLERASARETATRVALGRVAAALLEQAAGIRLVSHVVQVGPVQAPDDAPAPGPDDVGALDADPVRCFHADSSERMVAEIDDAKKAGDTLGGVVEVLAYGVPPGVGSYVHADRRLDARLAGALMSIQAIKGVEVGDGFRTAARRGSVAHDEIVRDDSGRLSRQTNRAGGVEGGMTNGQVLRVRAALKPISTVPRALATVDVATGEATTALHQRSDVCAIAPAAVVAEAMVALVVAETLLEKFGGDSITETARNVRGYLDAIPETMR is encoded by the coding sequence ATGCTCAGATGGTTGACCTCAGGCGAGTCGCACGGACCAGCGGTGCTGGGGATCCTCGAGGGCGTTCCGGCCGGGGTGGAGATCACCACCGACGACATCGCCGACGCCCTCGCCCGGCGGCGACTCGGCTATGGCCGTGGATCCCGGATGAAGTTCGAGCAGGACGCGGTGCGCCTCCTCGGCGGGGTGCGGCACGGGTCCACCATGGGTGGCCCGGTCGCGATCGAGATCGGCAACACCGAATGGCCGAAGTGGGAACAGGTGATGTCGGCCGACCCGGTCGAGGCCAGTGTGCTCGACGTGGACGCCGGTACCGGCGATACACGTGAGCAGGCCCGGAACAAGCCGCTGACCCGCCCGCGCCCCGGGCACGCCGACCTGATCGGGATGGCCAAGTACCACCTCGACGACGCACGCCCCGTGCTGGAGCGCGCCTCGGCACGAGAGACGGCCACCCGGGTGGCCCTGGGCCGCGTGGCTGCGGCGCTGCTCGAGCAGGCGGCCGGGATCCGGCTGGTCTCGCACGTGGTGCAGGTGGGCCCGGTGCAGGCGCCGGACGACGCCCCGGCGCCAGGGCCGGACGACGTCGGTGCGCTCGACGCCGACCCGGTGCGCTGCTTCCACGCCGATTCATCGGAGCGGATGGTCGCCGAGATCGATGATGCGAAGAAGGCCGGGGACACCCTCGGTGGCGTCGTCGAGGTGCTGGCTTATGGCGTACCGCCGGGTGTGGGCAGCTATGTGCACGCCGATCGACGCCTGGATGCCCGGCTGGCCGGTGCACTGATGAGCATCCAGGCCATCAAGGGAGTCGAGGTCGGGGACGGCTTCCGCACCGCAGCACGCCGCGGATCGGTGGCGCACGACGAGATCGTGCGCGATGACTCCGGGCGGCTCAGCCGGCAGACGAACCGCGCCGGTGGAGTCGAGGGTGGGATGACGAACGGCCAGGTGTTGCGCGTGCGCGCGGCGCTCAAGCCGATCTCCACGGTGCCCCGGGCACTGGCCACCGTGGACGTGGCCACCGGGGAAGCCACCACGGCGCTGCACCAGCGGTCCGATGTGTGCGCGATCGCACCGGCTGCAGTGGTGGCCGAGGCGATGGTCGCGCTCGTGGTCGCGGAGACGCTGCTGGAGAAGTTCGGCGGCGACTCGATCACGGAGACCGCGCGGAACGTGCGCGGATACCTGGACGCGATCCCGGAGACCATGCGATGA
- a CDS encoding shikimate kinase, whose translation MTGTRPRLVLIGPPGAGKSTVGRLLAEHWGVTFRDTDSDVEATEGRSIPDIFVDDGEDYFRGVERAAVAHALTEHDGVLALGGGAVLDPDTQADLATHTVVFLSVGLADAAGRVGLTTSRPLLLGSPRRQWQQLMDARRGTYERLATSVVPTDRLSPEQVRDAVLEAVSA comes from the coding sequence ATGACGGGCACCCGTCCGCGCCTCGTCCTGATCGGCCCACCCGGTGCCGGGAAGTCGACCGTGGGCCGGTTGCTGGCCGAGCACTGGGGCGTCACCTTCCGTGACACCGACTCCGACGTGGAAGCCACCGAGGGGCGCAGCATCCCGGACATCTTCGTCGATGACGGTGAGGACTACTTCCGGGGCGTCGAACGCGCCGCCGTGGCTCACGCCTTGACCGAGCACGACGGCGTTCTCGCCCTGGGCGGGGGAGCGGTGCTCGACCCGGACACCCAGGCGGACCTGGCCACCCACACCGTGGTGTTCCTCTCGGTCGGCCTGGCCGATGCCGCCGGACGGGTGGGCCTGACCACCTCCCGCCCGCTGCTGCTGGGCAGCCCGCGCCGTCAGTGGCAGCAGCTGATGGACGCGCGGCGAGGGACCTACGAACGGCTCGCGACCTCCGTCGTGCCCACCGACCGGCTTAGCCCGGAGCAGGTGCGCGACGCCGTGCTCGAGGCGGTGTCGGCATGA
- the aroB gene encoding 3-dehydroquinate synthase, which translates to MTTASQVHARVPVRAEHEYDVLIGTDLLAELPALVGEAARVFLMHPPSLSARAREVAGTLTEAGYQVVTEELPDGEQAKTAETAARCWASLGRAAFTRTDVVIGLGGGATTDLAGFVAATWLRGVRVIQVPTTLLAMVDAAVGGKTGINTAEGKNLVGAFHSPSAVVCDLTWLRMLDAVDLRAGMAEVIKCGFIADPRILELVESDPEAALVPDGPVLTELVERAVRVKAEVVSADLKESSLREVLNYGHTFGHAIELHEGFRWRHGEAVAVGMVFVAELAHRAGLIDAELAERHRHVLDLVGLPTRYRAGTWDALRTAMSRDKKTRGATLRFVVLEGLARPTRLTGPDPALLEASYAAISEGSDDD; encoded by the coding sequence ATGACCACCGCGAGCCAGGTGCACGCCCGGGTACCGGTGCGTGCCGAGCACGAGTACGACGTGCTCATCGGCACCGATCTGCTGGCCGAGCTCCCCGCCCTGGTGGGCGAGGCGGCGCGGGTGTTCCTGATGCACCCGCCTTCGCTGAGCGCGCGGGCCCGCGAGGTGGCCGGCACTCTCACCGAGGCCGGTTATCAGGTGGTCACCGAGGAACTTCCCGACGGCGAGCAGGCCAAGACGGCCGAGACCGCTGCCCGGTGCTGGGCCTCGCTCGGGCGGGCCGCGTTCACCCGCACCGACGTGGTGATCGGGCTCGGCGGCGGTGCCACCACCGATCTGGCCGGTTTCGTGGCAGCCACGTGGTTGCGTGGCGTGCGAGTGATCCAGGTGCCCACCACGTTGCTGGCGATGGTCGACGCTGCCGTGGGAGGCAAGACGGGCATCAACACCGCTGAGGGCAAGAACCTGGTCGGGGCGTTCCACTCACCCTCCGCCGTGGTCTGTGACCTCACCTGGTTGCGCATGCTCGACGCGGTAGACCTGCGCGCGGGGATGGCCGAGGTGATCAAGTGCGGCTTCATCGCCGATCCGCGGATCTTGGAGCTCGTCGAGTCCGACCCGGAGGCTGCACTGGTACCTGATGGCCCGGTGCTGACCGAACTGGTGGAGCGGGCCGTCCGGGTGAAGGCAGAGGTGGTCTCGGCTGACTTGAAGGAGTCCTCGCTGCGCGAGGTACTCAACTACGGGCACACGTTCGGCCACGCGATCGAGCTGCACGAGGGCTTTCGGTGGCGCCATGGCGAAGCAGTGGCGGTCGGCATGGTGTTCGTCGCCGAGCTCGCCCATCGGGCCGGGCTGATCGACGCCGAGCTCGCCGAGCGGCACCGGCATGTGCTGGACCTGGTCGGACTGCCGACCCGCTACCGGGCAGGTACATGGGATGCGCTGCGCACCGCGATGAGCCGGGACAAGAAGACCCGGGGGGCGACGCTACGGTTCGTGGTGCTGGAAGGACTGGCTCGGCCGACCCGGTTGACCGGCCCGGACCCGGCCCTGTTGGAGGCCAGCTACGCCGCGATCAGCGAGGGGAGCGATGATGACTGA
- a CDS encoding type II 3-dehydroquinate dehydratase — protein MTEVLVLNGPNLGRLGSREPDVYGHLDHAALVDRVRGWAGQLGLRVEVRQSDDEAELVHWLHEAVDSRRDVVLNPAAFTHYSYALRDAAAQVTTGGLRLIEVHLSNPAARERFRHTSVIGGVATGTVAGFGVASYRLALHALAGE, from the coding sequence ATGACTGAGGTGCTGGTGCTGAACGGGCCGAACCTGGGCCGCCTGGGCAGTCGGGAGCCGGACGTATACGGCCATCTCGACCATGCCGCTCTCGTGGACCGAGTGCGCGGATGGGCCGGTCAGCTCGGACTGCGCGTGGAGGTGCGTCAGAGCGATGACGAGGCCGAGCTGGTGCACTGGTTGCACGAGGCCGTGGACTCCCGGCGTGATGTGGTACTCAATCCTGCGGCCTTCACGCACTATTCCTACGCACTGCGGGACGCTGCTGCGCAGGTCACCACGGGCGGTCTGCGGCTGATCGAGGTGCATCTGAGCAACCCCGCGGCACGGGAGCGGTTCCGGCACACGAGCGTGATCGGGGGCGTCGCGACAGGCACGGTCGCCGGTTTCGGGGTGGCCTCCTACCGACTGGCGCTACACGCGCTCGCTGGGGAATGA
- the efp gene encoding elongation factor P — MATTNDLKNGTVLNLDGQLWSVVEFQHVKPGKGPAFVRTKLKGVLSGKVVSKTFNAGVKVETANVDRRDMQYLYADGTGYVFMDTSDYEQLILPADIVGDAANFLLEGAEAIVALHEETPLYVELPTSVVMEITYTEPGLQGDRSSAGTKPATIETGYQIQVPLFVEAGTKVKVDTRSGDYLGRVND, encoded by the coding sequence GTGGCAACGACCAACGACCTGAAGAACGGCACCGTGCTCAACCTCGACGGACAGCTCTGGTCCGTCGTGGAGTTCCAGCACGTCAAGCCCGGCAAGGGGCCGGCGTTCGTGCGGACCAAGCTCAAGGGTGTGCTGTCCGGCAAGGTCGTCTCCAAGACGTTCAACGCGGGCGTGAAGGTCGAGACGGCGAACGTGGACCGCCGCGACATGCAGTACCTGTACGCCGACGGCACCGGCTACGTCTTCATGGACACCAGCGACTACGAGCAGCTCATTCTGCCCGCCGACATCGTCGGGGATGCAGCGAACTTCCTCCTCGAGGGTGCCGAGGCGATCGTGGCCCTGCACGAAGAGACGCCGCTGTACGTCGAGCTGCCCACCTCGGTGGTCATGGAGATCACCTACACCGAGCCAGGCCTGCAGGGGGACCGCTCCTCCGCCGGAACCAAGCCCGCCACGATCGAGACCGGCTACCAGATCCAGGTGCCGCTGTTCGTCGAGGCCGGCACCAAGGTGAAGGTGGACACCCGGTCGGGTGACTACCTCGGCCGCGTCAACGACTGA
- the nusB gene encoding transcription antitermination factor NusB, whose product MPARTKARKRAVDVLYEADQRAVVAGTDPGRPTPVSVLAERITDPGTQAALPEYAVEIVEGFAAHAERIDEVLSSFSQGWTLERMPTVDRAILRVGAWEVLYNDDVPDAVAIDEAVGLARSLSTDESPGFVNGLLGRISELGPSLVD is encoded by the coding sequence ATGCCCGCACGCACCAAAGCGCGCAAACGCGCGGTCGACGTCCTATACGAGGCTGACCAACGCGCCGTCGTGGCCGGTACCGACCCTGGGCGGCCCACCCCGGTCTCGGTGCTCGCCGAACGGATCACCGACCCGGGCACGCAGGCCGCATTGCCCGAGTACGCGGTGGAGATCGTCGAAGGGTTCGCTGCGCACGCGGAGCGGATCGATGAGGTGCTGTCCAGCTTCTCCCAAGGCTGGACGCTGGAACGGATGCCGACCGTGGATCGTGCCATCCTGCGGGTGGGTGCCTGGGAGGTCCTCTACAACGACGACGTCCCGGACGCCGTCGCGATCGATGAGGCGGTGGGCCTGGCCCGCAGCCTGAGCACCGACGAATCCCCAGGGTTCGTGAACGGACTGCTCGGACGAATCTCCGAGCTGGGACCGAGCCTGGTGGACTGA
- a CDS encoding MFS transporter: protein MASPSAPAVGTLPRGVRTSYAIGSVGTGGFGTLPGLVLSYYLTDTLGIGAGIASLMVTVPKVWDVLVDPFVGRLSDTSARRRGSRTAFMLAGALTLPVAFVLLFAAPGTGVPAAAWVVAAFLLATTAFSLFQVPYIALPAELAHTPQARTRLLAPRIAVLALAILAFGAGGPMVRDAAGSGRTGYLVMAVVCGLVMGVGMLVAALGAGRAGARTQPRQVAGAAPAPGAARAGLAALRESAPLRALLSTFVLQALATGAMLAAAQYVATYVLGEESAVTFLFVALVAPALLVMVPARRVADRIGKRTAFVASTVLFAAATASLTLMSVHVGWWVYAAVGLAGIAYAGMQLYPLAMLPDVIAADRAVREDGPERAGVIAGIWTAGETGGLALGPTLALVVLAVSGFVSRTGGAPLPQPASALLGVVLIFSVLPAALALCSLIPLSRYRLTDGETS from the coding sequence GTGGCCTCCCCGTCCGCACCCGCCGTCGGTACGCTGCCGCGCGGGGTGCGGACGAGTTATGCGATCGGCTCGGTCGGTACCGGTGGGTTCGGCACCCTGCCGGGGCTGGTCCTCAGCTACTACCTGACCGACACGCTCGGCATCGGTGCTGGGATCGCCTCGCTGATGGTCACCGTGCCGAAGGTGTGGGACGTGCTGGTGGACCCGTTCGTGGGTCGCCTCAGTGATACCAGTGCCCGACGGCGGGGCTCGCGAACTGCGTTCATGCTCGCCGGGGCACTCACGCTGCCGGTGGCGTTCGTACTGCTGTTCGCAGCGCCGGGCACCGGGGTGCCCGCTGCCGCCTGGGTGGTCGCAGCCTTCCTGCTCGCCACCACCGCCTTCTCGTTGTTCCAGGTGCCCTACATCGCTCTTCCGGCCGAGCTGGCGCACACGCCGCAGGCGCGCACCCGCCTGCTGGCTCCCCGGATCGCGGTGCTCGCGCTGGCGATCCTCGCGTTCGGTGCGGGTGGGCCGATGGTGCGCGACGCGGCGGGGTCCGGACGCACCGGATACCTGGTGATGGCGGTGGTGTGCGGGCTCGTGATGGGCGTCGGCATGCTGGTGGCCGCGCTCGGCGCCGGTCGAGCCGGAGCACGAACACAGCCGCGGCAGGTGGCCGGGGCCGCACCCGCACCGGGGGCGGCCCGGGCGGGACTGGCCGCGCTCCGCGAGTCGGCCCCGCTGCGCGCACTGCTGAGCACCTTCGTGCTGCAAGCGCTGGCCACCGGGGCGATGCTCGCCGCGGCCCAGTACGTGGCGACCTACGTGCTGGGTGAGGAGTCCGCCGTCACGTTCCTGTTCGTGGCGCTCGTGGCACCGGCGCTGCTGGTGATGGTGCCCGCGCGCCGGGTGGCCGACCGGATTGGCAAGCGGACCGCGTTCGTCGCCAGCACGGTGTTGTTCGCCGCAGCCACCGCATCGCTGACGCTGATGAGCGTGCACGTGGGGTGGTGGGTGTATGCCGCCGTCGGACTCGCCGGCATCGCCTATGCCGGGATGCAGCTCTACCCGCTGGCGATGCTGCCGGACGTCATCGCAGCGGACCGGGCCGTGCGCGAGGACGGACCCGAACGTGCCGGGGTGATTGCCGGGATCTGGACAGCAGGGGAGACGGGTGGCCTCGCCCTAGGACCCACACTCGCCCTCGTGGTGCTGGCGGTGAGTGGCTTCGTCTCCCGCACCGGTGGCGCCCCGCTGCCCCAACCCGCGAGCGCCCTGCTGGGCGTAGTCCTCATCTTCAGCGTGCTCCCGGCCGCACTGGCCCTCTGCTCGCTGATTCCACTGTCCCGTTACCGTCTCACCGATGGGGAGACCTCATGA
- a CDS encoding pyridoxal phosphate-dependent decarboxylase family protein — translation MIEPQSSASVLDALTQIRATDPPTHGGRVLSYVYDHGRPELDELAARAATMFLPVNGLDPTTFASVAVLERELVAFTRAVLHGDETVVGSVTSGGTESCLLAVKSARDRWVAAHQGDPEAGMPHLVLPSTAHPAFRKAAHYLGLTRTDVPVDPSTGAVDAQAMLSAVGESTALVVLSAPNYPFGTMDPIAEVAPALAERDVPLHVDACVGGWLLPWWPGQEQVWDFAVPGVTSISTDLHKYGYAPKGASVVLYRGRDRHRAQYYATTEWPGYPVVNPTVLGSRSATSLAAAWAVTRALGTSGYAELVQQTAHATAAVRKALSGISGLSVVGRPAAALLAVAADPDRAPAHQVDPFALVDAVRRRGFLLQAQPAFRQEDGTTLPRTAHLTLTPVTDHVTRDLVAALRAGADEVRGLSPRPPDPDLVGRVAADGLPDEMAPVLATLEAMDSTAAPEALVGLLASVIDPDVVFGTSGRGEGAGPPGDR, via the coding sequence ATGATCGAGCCGCAGTCATCGGCGTCCGTGCTGGACGCGCTCACCCAGATCCGGGCCACCGACCCGCCGACGCACGGTGGGCGGGTGCTCTCCTACGTCTACGACCACGGCCGACCCGAGCTGGACGAGCTCGCCGCACGGGCGGCGACGATGTTCCTGCCGGTGAATGGACTGGATCCGACTACGTTCGCCTCGGTGGCGGTGCTCGAACGTGAGCTGGTCGCCTTCACACGTGCGGTGCTGCACGGCGACGAGACTGTGGTCGGCTCGGTCACCTCGGGGGGCACGGAGTCCTGCCTGCTCGCCGTGAAGTCCGCGCGGGACCGCTGGGTCGCAGCCCATCAGGGCGACCCGGAGGCCGGCATGCCCCACCTCGTCCTGCCGAGCACCGCGCACCCGGCGTTCCGCAAGGCGGCGCACTATCTCGGCCTCACGCGCACCGACGTCCCGGTCGACCCCAGCACTGGTGCGGTGGACGCCCAGGCCATGCTCTCCGCCGTCGGGGAATCCACGGCGCTGGTGGTGCTGAGTGCACCGAACTATCCGTTCGGCACCATGGACCCGATCGCTGAGGTGGCCCCCGCGCTCGCCGAACGCGACGTCCCCCTGCACGTGGACGCCTGCGTCGGCGGCTGGCTGCTGCCGTGGTGGCCCGGCCAGGAGCAGGTGTGGGATTTTGCCGTTCCTGGGGTCACCTCGATCTCCACCGACCTGCACAAGTACGGCTACGCCCCCAAGGGAGCCTCGGTGGTGCTCTACCGCGGCCGGGACCGGCATCGGGCGCAGTACTACGCCACCACCGAGTGGCCCGGCTATCCAGTGGTGAACCCGACTGTGCTCGGTTCCCGCTCGGCCACCTCGCTCGCCGCCGCCTGGGCGGTGACCCGCGCACTCGGCACCTCCGGGTATGCCGAGCTCGTGCAGCAGACCGCCCACGCTACTGCGGCCGTGCGCAAGGCGCTCAGCGGGATCAGCGGCCTGTCCGTGGTGGGTCGCCCCGCTGCCGCCCTGCTCGCCGTGGCGGCCGATCCGGATCGGGCACCCGCCCACCAGGTGGACCCGTTCGCCCTGGTGGACGCGGTGCGACGGCGCGGCTTCCTGCTCCAGGCGCAGCCGGCGTTCCGGCAGGAGGACGGCACGACGCTTCCGCGGACTGCGCACCTGACGTTGACGCCGGTGACCGACCATGTCACCCGGGACCTGGTGGCCGCGCTGCGTGCCGGCGCTGACGAGGTGCGCGGGTTGTCACCGCGACCGCCCGATCCTGACCTGGTCGGGCGGGTGGCCGCTGACGGCCTCCCCGACGAGATGGCACCGGTGCTGGCCACTCTGGAGGCGATGGACAGCACGGCCGCACCCGAGGCACTGGTCGGGCTGCTCGCCTCCGTGATCGACCCTGACGTGGTCTTCGGCACATCCGGGCGGGGCGAGGGCGCCGGACCTCCCGGTGACCGCTAG
- the pyrR gene encoding bifunctional pyr operon transcriptional regulator/uracil phosphoribosyltransferase PyrR — translation MTSGAPRTVVLTESDISRALTRIAHEIVERNKGADNVVLLGIPTRGAPLATRIGTRILAAEGGDRTIDELVGTVDPTMYRDDLRRQPTRGLEPTRIPTAGLEDSVVVLVDDVLYSGRTVRAALDALSDVGRPRAVQLAVLVDRGHRELPIRADYIGKNLPTSRSERVSVRLAELDDADEVVLS, via the coding sequence GTGACTTCTGGCGCCCCGAGAACGGTAGTTCTCACCGAGAGCGACATCTCCCGGGCTCTGACCCGGATCGCACACGAGATCGTGGAACGCAACAAGGGCGCCGACAACGTCGTGCTGCTCGGTATTCCGACGCGCGGCGCACCGCTGGCCACCCGGATCGGCACCCGGATCCTGGCCGCCGAGGGCGGTGACCGCACGATCGACGAGCTCGTCGGCACCGTTGATCCCACCATGTACCGGGACGACCTGCGCCGCCAGCCCACCCGCGGTCTGGAACCGACGCGGATCCCCACCGCCGGACTCGAGGACTCGGTGGTGGTGCTCGTCGACGACGTGCTCTACTCCGGCCGCACCGTCCGTGCCGCGCTGGACGCCCTCTCCGACGTCGGACGCCCGCGGGCCGTGCAGCTGGCCGTGCTGGTGGATCGGGGGCACCGCGAGCTGCCGATCCGCGCCGACTACATCGGCAAGAACCTGCCCACATCTCGCAGCGAGCGGGTCAGTGTCCGGCTCGCCGAGCTGGATGACGCCGACGAGGTGGTGCTCTCATGA
- a CDS encoding aspartate carbamoyltransferase catalytic subunit, with protein MKHLLSAGDLSKDEAVRILDTAATMSATQSREIKKLPALRGLTVVNLFFEDSTRTRISFEAAAKRLSADVINFAAKGSSVSKGESLKDTAQTLQAMGADAVVIRHQASGAPLRLATSGWIDAPVVNAGDGMHQHPTQALLDAFTMRRHLMPDEGTGMGLEGKRVVIVGDVLHSRVARSNVDLLHTLGAQVTLVAPPTLLPVGVHTWPCEVSYHLDATLTAVAPDAVMMLRVQRERMSAAGGGFFPSAAEYSRRYGLDAPRLAVLPDHCLIMHPGPMNRGLEISAQAADSANSTIVEQVSNGVAVRMAVLYLLLAGADSSTTERTSR; from the coding sequence ATGAAGCACCTCCTCTCCGCCGGTGACCTGAGCAAGGACGAGGCTGTCCGCATCCTCGACACGGCCGCGACGATGTCGGCCACGCAGTCCCGCGAGATCAAGAAGCTCCCCGCGCTGCGCGGCCTCACCGTGGTGAACCTGTTCTTCGAGGACTCCACCCGGACCCGCATCTCGTTCGAGGCCGCTGCGAAACGGCTGTCTGCAGACGTGATCAACTTCGCCGCGAAGGGGTCCTCGGTCTCCAAGGGGGAGTCCCTGAAGGACACGGCGCAGACGCTGCAGGCGATGGGCGCCGACGCCGTGGTCATCCGGCATCAGGCCTCCGGAGCGCCGCTACGGCTGGCGACCTCCGGCTGGATCGACGCCCCGGTCGTCAACGCCGGGGACGGGATGCACCAGCATCCCACCCAGGCACTGCTGGACGCCTTCACGATGCGCCGCCACCTGATGCCCGACGAAGGCACCGGGATGGGCCTCGAGGGTAAGCGGGTGGTGATCGTCGGGGACGTGCTGCACTCCCGCGTGGCGCGCTCGAACGTGGATCTGCTGCACACGCTCGGTGCACAGGTCACCCTGGTCGCCCCGCCCACGCTGCTGCCGGTCGGGGTGCACACCTGGCCGTGCGAGGTCTCGTACCACCTGGACGCCACACTGACCGCCGTGGCTCCGGACGCGGTGATGATGCTGCGGGTGCAACGCGAACGGATGTCGGCCGCCGGAGGTGGGTTCTTCCCCTCGGCAGCGGAGTACTCGCGCCGCTACGGACTGGACGCCCCTCGGCTGGCCGTGCTGCCCGACCACTGCCTGATCATGCACCCGGGGCCGATGAATCGCGGGCTGGAGATCTCTGCACAGGCCGCCGACTCCGCGAACTCGACCATCGTCGAGCAGGTCTCCAACGGGGTCGCCGTGCGAATGGCCGTGCTGTACCTGCTGCTGGCCGGCGCCGACAGCTCCACCACAGAGAGGACTTCTCGATGA
- a CDS encoding dihydroorotase has product MTAYLIRGATLPDGTTTDLLLADGAIAAIGTGAAAAADGVAELVTVEGEGLIALPGLVDLHTHLREPGREDAETVASGTRAAAVGGFTCVHAMANTTPVADTAGVVEQVWRLGRDAGWAEVRPVGAVTVGLAGTQLAELGAMAESAARVRVFSDDGICVHDPVLMRRALEYVKSFDGVVAQHAQEPRLTEGALMHEGIVSAELGLTGWPAVAEEAIVARDVLLAEHVGSRVHICHLSTAGSVDIVRWAKARGINVTAEVTPHHLVLTDEKIRDYDPQFKVNPPLRTAEDVDAVRTGLADGTIDIVATDHAPHPSEDKDCEFAAAAMGMTGLETALSVVIETMVNDDARDFDWADVARTMSTAPARIGRVADQGRPIAVGEPAHLTLVDPTARWTVDPAALRTASENTPFAARELPGSVRATFYRGRATVLDGEPVERSGDRTPTA; this is encoded by the coding sequence ATGACCGCCTACCTCATCCGTGGGGCCACGCTGCCGGACGGCACGACCACCGACCTGCTCCTGGCCGATGGCGCTATCGCCGCGATCGGTACCGGCGCTGCAGCTGCCGCCGACGGTGTGGCCGAACTGGTCACCGTCGAGGGGGAGGGGCTGATCGCCCTGCCCGGGCTGGTCGATCTGCACACCCACCTGCGCGAACCGGGCCGCGAGGACGCCGAGACGGTCGCCTCTGGGACCCGGGCGGCCGCCGTCGGCGGTTTCACCTGTGTGCACGCGATGGCGAACACCACCCCGGTGGCCGACACCGCCGGTGTGGTGGAGCAGGTCTGGCGGCTGGGCCGGGACGCCGGCTGGGCCGAGGTGCGCCCGGTGGGCGCGGTCACCGTGGGCCTGGCGGGCACTCAGCTCGCCGAGCTGGGTGCGATGGCCGAGTCCGCCGCCCGAGTCCGTGTGTTCTCCGATGACGGCATCTGTGTGCACGACCCGGTGCTGATGCGCCGCGCGCTCGAGTACGTGAAGTCCTTCGACGGCGTGGTGGCCCAGCACGCGCAAGAGCCTCGCCTGACCGAGGGCGCACTGATGCACGAAGGGATCGTCTCCGCCGAGCTCGGCCTCACCGGGTGGCCGGCCGTGGCCGAGGAGGCGATCGTCGCGCGGGACGTGCTGCTTGCCGAACATGTCGGATCGCGGGTGCACATCTGCCACCTGTCCACCGCCGGCTCGGTGGACATCGTGCGGTGGGCGAAGGCGCGAGGGATCAACGTGACCGCTGAGGTCACCCCGCACCACCTGGTGCTCACCGACGAGAAGATCCGCGACTACGACCCGCAGTTCAAGGTGAACCCGCCGCTGCGGACCGCCGAGGACGTCGACGCGGTGCGCACAGGCCTGGCCGACGGCACCATCGATATCGTCGCCACCGACCATGCCCCGCACCCCAGCGAGGACAAGGACTGCGAGTTCGCCGCCGCCGCCATGGGGATGACCGGACTGGAGACCGCGCTCTCGGTCGTGATCGAGACGATGGTCAACGACGACGCACGCGACTTCGACTGGGCCGACGTGGCACGCACCATGTCCACGGCACCCGCCCGGATCGGGCGCGTGGCTGACCAGGGCCGACCGATCGCCGTCGGCGAGCCCGCCCACCTGACCCTGGTGGACCCGACCGCCCGGTGGACGGTGGACCCCGCCGCGCTGCGCACGGCCAGCGAGAACACGCCGTTCGCGGCGCGCGAGCTCCCCGGGAGCGTGCGCGCCACGTTCTACCGCGGCAGAGCCACCGTGCTGGACGGCGAGCCCGTCGAGCGCTCCGGAGACCGGACCCCCACCGCATGA